In Excalfactoria chinensis isolate bCotChi1 chromosome 3, bCotChi1.hap2, whole genome shotgun sequence, one DNA window encodes the following:
- the BORCS6 gene encoding LOW QUALITY PROTEIN: BLOC-1-related complex subunit 6 (The sequence of the model RefSeq protein was modified relative to this genomic sequence to represent the inferred CDS: deleted 2 bases in 1 codon), producing MVARSDRLLGEHGGGVRGAASSALCCCTGWARPLPPSRQSPLGNGECGVPLRRAPPIPADRPSLRPRPGQSEATQTLVAPPASAGRPMGADTNNGHAPVSESRARNAKRAAGTSAAPAERRRPISRSANGVGPAPSSRSANRRGRKQPAKRPPGGGGAYPAGPVMEAPAPRPAAAAAPPAEEGASRDERSLEALSLAAGGGAVAGRSLPEGRQLPEGRRATLASALELEGTVLREGRLTQFVANNLERRIRLSGVPRGEPPSAAAGGSSIPAIDPGALQDVVALAGQVAAQVDELLRNVHCGLQALTALSVGCIQTYRDGVESLGEAADLSIRAMYALVARCEELDRAMQPVPALAKRIRDMKGTLERLEGLCK from the exons ATGGTGGCGCGGTCGGATCGGCTGCTAGGAGAACATGGCGGGGGAGTGAGAGGAGCGGCCAGCAGCGCCCTGTGTTGTTGCACGGGATGGGCCCGCCCCCTTCCGCCCTCCCGCCAATCGCCGCTCGGGAACGGGGAGTGCGGCGTGCCTCTCCGCCGGGCGCCGCCAATCCCGGCCGACCGGCCGTCGCTCCGGCCCCGCCCCGGCCAATCGGAAGCGACACAAACACTCGTGGCTCCGCCCGCTTCCGCGGGCCGCCCAATGGGAGCGGACACAAACAACGGGCACGCCCCGGTCTCCGAGTCACGGGCTCGAAACGCGAAGCGAGCGGCTGGGACGAGCGCTGCCCCCGCTGAGCGCCGCCGGCCAATCTCGCGCAGCGCAAACGGCGTCGGCCCCGCCCCCTCGAGCCGCTCAGCCAATCGGAGGGGACGTAAACAGCCGGCGAAGCGCCCCCCA GGGGGTGGAGGCGCGTACCCGGCCGGGCCCGTCATGGAGGCGCCGGCGCCGCGGcctgctgccgccgccgctccTCCGGCCGAGGAGGGAGCGAGCCGGGACGAGCGCAGCTTGGAGGCGTTGAGCCTGGCCGCCGGCGGCGGAGCGGTGGCGGGGCGTTCGCTGCCGGAGGGGCGGCAGCTGCCGGAGGGGCGGAGGGCGACGCTGGCGAGCGCCCTGGAGCTGGAGGGAACGGTGCTGCGCGAGGGGCGGCTCACGCAGTTCGTGGCTAACAACCTGGAGCGAAGGATCCGGCTGAGCGGCGTGCCGCGGGGAGAACCGCCCTCGGCGGCGGCCGGCGGCAGCTCCATCCCCGCCATCGACCCCGGGGCGCTGCAGGACGTGGTGGCGCTGGCCGGGCAAGTGGCGGCGCAGGTGGACGAGCTGCTGCGCAACGTGCACTGCGGGCTGCAGGCGCTGACGGCTCTCAGCGTCGGCTGCATCCAGACCTACCGCGACGGCGTGGAGAGCCTGGGCGAGGCGGCCGACCTCAGCATCCGCGCCATGTACGCGCTGGTGGCGCGTTGCGAGGAGCTGGACCGCGCCATGCAGCCCGTGCCCGCCCTGGCCAAGCGCATCCGCGACATGAAGGGCACGCTGGAGCGCCTCGAGGGGCTGTGCAAGTAG
- the PNRC1 gene encoding proline-rich nuclear receptor coactivator 1 produces MVTTTAPPPFLTRISAGTEDPRRLPSTLLQHLRRGDNNCENQPSCCLAGPGGSARPALKRVRRRKGKIRPGPAGLLPSRYQQFQQHRLGRRTPLGAHGPAELGAPVASDASAAPGFAATPAEESLAPTPSRPAPSRPLRKEFLKNKMGKTEKAATPHGQPVHGLHLCEQPKINRQKSKCNMPLTKIASVKKIENFWQDSVPPENIQKQEKKPLKNTENFRNAKSKKPIILTDANQKENYAGAKFSDPPSPSVLPKPPSHWVGGTAELSDQNRELMAVHLKTLLKVQV; encoded by the exons ATGGTCACCACCACGGCGCCGCCGCCCTTCCTGACTCGAATCTCGGCGGGCACCGAAGACCCCCGGCGGCTGCCCTCGACGCTCCTCCAGCATCTCCGGCGAGGGGACAACAACTGTGAGaaccagcccagctgctgcctggcgGGTCCGGGAGGCAGCGCGCGGCCCGCGCTGAAGAGGGTGAGGCGGAGGAAGGGCAAGATCCGGCCGGGCCCCGCAGGGCTCCTGCCGAGCCGTTACCAGCAGTTCCAGCAGCACCGCCTGGGCAGAAGGACGCCGCTGGGAGCGCACGGCCCGGCCGAACTCGGCGCTCCCGTGGCATCAGATGCCTCCGCCGCTCCCGGCTTCGCGGCGACCCCCGCCGAGGAGTCCCTCGCACCCACCCCCTCCAGACCCGCGCCCAGCAGACCCCTCAGGAAGGAG TTCTTGAAGAACAAGATGGGAAAGACTGAGAAGGCTGCCACTCCCCACGGCCAGCCCGTTCACGGTTTACATCTGTGTGAACAGCCAAAGATTAACAGGCAGAAGAGCAAATGTAACATGCCACTGACAAAGATCGCCTCGGTGAAAAAGATTGAGAACTTTTGGCAAGATTCGGTACCGccagaaaacattcagaagcaggagaaaaagccacttaaaaacacagagaacTTCAGAAATGCCAAGTCCAAGAAACCCATCATCCTCACAGATGCgaaccaaaaagaaaattacGCTGGGGCAAAATTCAGTGACCCGCCATCCCCTAGTGTCCTTCCAAAGCCCCCCAGCCACTGGGTGGGGGGCACAGCTGAGCTGTCTGACCAAAACAGGGAGTTGATGGCAGTCCATCTGAAAACTCTCCTCAAAGTTCAGGTGTAG